In the Doryrhamphus excisus isolate RoL2022-K1 chromosome 2, RoL_Dexc_1.0, whole genome shotgun sequence genome, ACCTGGCAGAGCTCTGGGCCTGTAGAGAGGACAACGTGGAAGCACTAGGAACAGGGGTTGTGTCTTCTTCATCACTGCTGACGACGTAGCTCTCGCCTGACGTGTGTCTCCTGTTATGAGGACCTGATAGAGGACAGGGATGGCATCAGGGATGGCAAGTtaagggactttttttttttttttataaatacctTCATCCACCAGCTGGGGCACGGCAGCCAAGACAGCAGAAgcacaggaagaagaaaaagacataGAAGAAGAGTTAGTTTCAATGGAGGGCTGGGAGGCTAACTAAGGCTACATGAATGCTGCCTTGCACACTGCCGGAGAATTGGACGTGTATTAGGACTCTGGTTGGGGTCAAAAGTGGGATGTCACAAAGCTACAGTTAGCATGGTGAAACAACAAAACCAGCTCCGCTGATGAGGTAAGCATGCtgcatgggtgtgtgtgtgtgtgtgcgttcacCAGCACTGAGTCATTGTTGGTCAGGTCGACAACAGGCGACGCTTCTGATGCCTCGCATGTCAGATCCACCACCTCATCCATACCTGCGCAACGTCTTATTGATTGCTGACcgcatacaacaacaacaactgacaTCTTATGGATCACTGATCAGTACTCACTGTCCACCGTGTTGTCCATCACGTCGATGGTCTCCGTGGGGGGAGTCGTCACCTCCATGTCTGCTCTCGGACTTGTTCTTCTGCTAGCATTCGCCCTCGTGTTGGGATGAGCCCTCCTCCTAGCATTCGCGCCAGTGGGTTTGGGGCTTCTGGACACAAGAAGTCTTTCGGCACGCCTCCTCGTCCTTGGGGTCTTCACacacccccaacacacacacacacacagacacacactctcTTGACTTCATAGCCACAATATGGAAActtgtgcaaattccaaactGGCAATTttgtgaaacaaaaaacaaaatggcgcCTGCaccgtactttggacacccatggccTATTGAAAATCATTATGCTGCTGATGCCAATTAGCCGGGACACGCCCACCTCCACAACGTCATTATATTagtggtgggaaaaaaacattcatttcagtgaactggaTAATTCCGGTTCATTccgtaaaaagatccgttcattccGTTCAATCGGTCGtgagcctgtgatctccccctgtgcatagacccgtgtggagtcagtccgttcatataaatataatggTTAATAATGGTTTTTACTATCTTGAGGTGCATTAAAAACGATAATAAAAAGTACTAAATGTCAGACAGTGCaaatgtgtattaaatatacaaaaaaaatttaaataaaaaatacaaatgtaaaaagccCAAACCATATACACCTAAATATCAAGTATatgttatattaaatattaaatgtgctttgtgccatagaaaaagaaaatactcaACTTCAGTGCAAACAaacatgaattaaaataaagaaaatattgatataaattTGCATTGAAAAACTTAAGAATGCACcctaaataaaaaacaaatatgagaTATAattagtcccgccctgcaaaaggaaccgTGCTCTCCAGTCAATCAAAAAAAGCATTaacaactgaacggactgaactggtattttaggggcggtgacctcgttcgtTCAGTTCATAAAAACGAACGAGTTCTTTTGACcggttcgttcatgaccgacacaccactacatTATATGTTATTAATGGTGGTAACACTTAACATAAGGTGACAGTGGGAACTTACAGTGTTGCTCATAGCAGAGACAGCAGCAATACACACTGAGGAGAGACAAGACACACGTTTAGACAGTCAAACCATACCGACACTAAACATGTGTGTCATATGTAATCGATAATAATACTTAGCAGTTATTCCCGTGTAAGACTAACACTGTTAGCATGAAGCTAACACAACTAGCACCCATATTCATAGCAGAGTGGCTATACTGTCCCGTCATGGCGATTATCGAACAATGAGTGTTATTGAACTTGTACGGTAGCAGTGTTCTGACGGAAATAGACAACTTTTAAATCGAAAACATTACCACGTAGCAGCTACAGCGAGCCGCCAGTGTTTTGGCTCTCCTTGGTAGCAGTAGCTTCTCTTCCCTTCCCGTCCGTGTGCTCACCCTCGGTTACTTGGAGGGCGTCTGGTTTAATACAACTATTAAACACAAATAGTCCGACATTATAACGAAAAAACCATCAACTCAAATGTCTCTTGCCCAAGAGATAATACTAGCGTTAGCAACACCCGGCACTTGTCTGTCTTCTTCAAGCGCGATGCTTCGCTCAGGAATAAGAGCGCCACCTTCTGGTCTGGAGGCAACAGAGAAAGTCAACGGAAATGTAACCCATACTGATCAACGTACCATGAAGTGGAATAAATCATACATGCTCATtcgtatacgtatatgtatgatCATTAAATGCAAATTGGCAAGCAGCTTCTTCCTGCCACCCCACCCTCGTCCCCTCTGCTGGGGGGCAGAGGGGGCTTGACTCTCTCCTCCCCAGCTGTGTCTCCCTTGTGTTTGTTCCAGGTATGACACATGACAGGTAGCTATGAACTTTAACACTCCCCTCCTCACCTGTCAGGTGGTGAAGAGGACAGAAGGGGGCAGCAGAGAGCAAAGTTCACATCAATCAAAGGTCATGTCTGTACCCCAGTCTGACCAATACtctgaaccaggaagtgaacagcCTACAGCAGCCCGGTGGGCTCAGGGCAGTGCATAACCCGGGCCTGACCTTTTAGGGCCTTTTCTGGGTGAGGTGCATCTAGACAACGGCACCAATCACAGGCATCCTACAGGAAAAGACCGGCATCTGCAGCAAGACACCAGGTGAGTTGGTGACGAGGGCCGTGAAAAACAAGtgggttttattttttggttttccaAAAGTTCTGCCACTTGTATCGTTTGGTGTCGTCCGTGCACAATCTTAAGACATGGTTATGGACATCAGGGACATCACTAGAATTGAAAGATAGCTGCTTTGCCCTCAGGGGTGTTGGAAATGTTTCACGTTGCCAACATAATAGAATACTTTTTAATTCCCTGTCTTCTTTGGAAGACACACTGTCTGTCCTAAGTCTTCAGGATATCTTCTTTTTATGAAAGAATAACAAATGAGTGATGCAAACACGTCACTCTGCAACATtgtattttcttccacttgtagAACATTTGTGATGACTTGGCATTTTGATTTGAAAAATGCAAAGTTCTGATTTTCTAATACTTTTGCTCAAATATACAATAACATACTCCTCCCTCCCGCCTGTTGTGGCTTATGTTGAAAAACTGACCCATTAACTTCATTAAAGCATCTGAGGTAtagttttttccacaatgtagtGGCAGTATATCACATATACCTCACAAACCTCACAATATAGTGAGATTTGTGGTGCTGAATTAAGCTTCAAACTCATATTTTCATTCACCACCGACAAGAGGTCATCATCTTTCTTTTTCACCTAATGACTTATCATCCCGTGGGAGTTTCACTGTGTAATGCTGCTGCAAATGGGTGGTATTAAACTTCGCTGGTTGTGtgccagggctgcacggcggtcgagtggttagcacgcagacctcacagctaggagggttttctcccacattccaaatcaTGCTAAGTtaactggtgactccaaattgtccataggtatgaatgtgaatggttgtttgtctatatgtgccctgtgattggctggccaccagtcctgggtgtaccccgcctcttgcccgaagacaactgggataggctccagcaccccctgtgaccctcgtgaggataagtggtacaaaatgaatgaatggttgtgtgccaCCACAGGAATTGTGCATGGCAATTTTTGCACTCAGCTGTAACATTTTTTCTGACTAACAAAAAATACTGCCACCCGGCCAACATCACTCCCGCTCCATGCTTAGCACGTGCTGCTGTGATCTGGATGATCAACTGCTTGTGCCCATGTAGGGCAATATAAACAGATGCCTGGTGTTTGCTGATATCAATACCTGACTGGGACACCATGCAGTAGATATCTACTAAAGGCTCAAAAAGTCCAGCAAGTTCAGAGTGTTCTGAGTCGGAGGAGGCGTTATGTCTTTTAAGACATCTTTAATGAAGTTGTTTTAGGCTCTGTCCCCACAAAAAGacaaccaggaaaaaaaaagtaaaactcaGCTGTTTTCACTGGTCACTTTAACCATGATTGACACATTTGTACCCTCTATCGTAGATGGCGTGAGGCTAACACAAGTTACCGTCATTTTCTCAAGatttaaactaaataaatatatgacaaaTAAGGACGACCTCCGTCACTTCAGTGCTGAGCTGTGACCCCGGCGGTGGGAGGCGCTCTGTCGATTGGCGGGAAACTTCCGGTGCGGTCCAGCAGAGTCTGCTTTAAGACCGAACCTTCATGGATGCCAGCGGCCGATCGCCCCGCTCAGCCAGGACACCTGAACGCAAATGTGACAGACGTCTGAGAAAGTGTTTCGTTTTTGTGCAGTCGccccctcgtttatcacggttaatgtGTTCCAGATCCGAATGCAGtaaatgaatttccgcaaatTGTTGACTTTATAAAACAGATTtcttaccattattagagccatgcagacatgaaataacagccctatagtcacctttacactcctattgttCTTTACAgacaccacattgctaatgcgCAGGCTACAGGATCGCTGCAGGGCCCCAAGAGACGGCCCTGCAGCGATGGGTTTCAAACCTTGggagtggggaaaaaagacaATGTAAGAAgccattacattacctttcacactgcatgaagACTGGCTACTAAGCCAGCAGAGCCGAGCTTACATGCCGTGGCTGAGATTgaatggaggggaaaaaaaaaggttctcctctcattcagtgtggaagtggtactttagTAAATtagagaggctaactagttagctcgttaTCTTGCTATTATACCCACAGCTGTATGTTATGTCCCTTCAGTGATCCCGTACCTGTGCAATGTAacgtaaacaaacaataacaggagtgtaaaagtaactattgtgtggtttttaatatatacggtgctctaataatgttaaaaaccaaaccatttttctatgcttgaactacaaaaatattcattttatcgcgggcgggtctggaaccaactgtACTTTATCGTTTGCAGCTGAAAGCGCTTCTAAAATGAAGAGAACAAAACATCACCTGCTGTTGCTTTGTTGGTCATCATCAAAGTTCTAAACCGTGGAGAAGCTGGTGGAATCCACCTGGTTCATCTTCAGGTGGTTGTCGAGGATCTGGAAGATCTCCTGGATGTTTGGCACATAACCCGACTGAAGCTTGGACCAGATGGGAACATCTGAGGTGGCACCGAGAAAAACCAACCAGTCAGTCTTTGATACAAGGTCATGGACCAATCATAACACACCATTGAGAGTCACTTCAAAGGCTccggtggacaggaagtgtgtctCCATCATGTTACAGAGGAAGAAAGCCATCAGACAGGAGAAGATCTGACAAAGACAGTCAGCGTGAGTCTGGGACATGTTCAAATGActtgttgccatagtaaccacCTACCTTGTTGTCCTGACTCCAGGTCCACGCCCTGGGCGTGTTGACACCGAGCATGGCGAACACGTTCTGACCGCTGACAATCACCATTATGGAGAGAAGCTTCAAATACGAGATCAGGTTGCCAACAATCCTGAAGACACAACAGGCTTCAAGAAGGTTCTTGTGGCAAACACGTACACTTTTGTATTGTACATAAACATAGCATCATGCTTTAATCAGTCGTCAATAGACTCATCACCTGTTGATACGGGTGGGGGG is a window encoding:
- the rnf4 gene encoding RING finger protein 4 gives rise to the protein MSNTTPRTRRRAERLLVSRSPKPTGANARRRAHPNTRANASRRTSPRADMEVTTPPTETIDVMDNTVDSMDEVVDLTCEASEASPVVDLTNNDSVLLVDEGPHNRRHTSGESYVVSSDEEDTTPVPSASTLSSLQAQSSARWTPGTISCPVCMDSYSEMVDSGRLVVSTKCGHVFCSQCLRDALSRSHTCPTCRKRLTPRQYHPLYI
- the selenot2 gene encoding selenoprotein T2, whose amino-acid sequence is MAEYSQAGLVGALLLFTALTLRDVYVGRSNPQQVNAPGLSVDMKQEVAGKSAKSTLYSGPVLRFQYCISUGYNKAFQEYSRAISQLYPDMRIEGENYPPTRINRIVGNLISYLKLLSIMVIVSGQNVFAMLGVNTPRAWTWSQDNKIFSCLMAFFLCNMMETHFLSTGAFEVTLNDVPIWSKLQSGYVPNIQEIFQILDNHLKMNQVDSTSFSTV